A single window of Cytobacillus dafuensis DNA harbors:
- a CDS encoding Cof-type HAD-IIB family hydrolase, which produces MKKIVFFDIDGTLLDSEKKLPDNTRKAVEQLKKNGVYVAIATGRAPFMFERLREELEIESFVSFNGQYVVFENEVIYKNSLPTGEVERLVNYSKKKNNPLVFLNEKSMKSSVLENDLIEESIGSLKFPYPALDSDFYKTNEIFQALLFFEEKEDFVYRKDFPNFHFIRWHKYSTDVLPAGGSKAEGIKTMINRLGFNMEDVYAFGDGLNDIEMLQAVGTGVAMGNALDVVKKAANRTTTSVDHDGIWNGLKDLALI; this is translated from the coding sequence ATGAAAAAAATCGTATTTTTTGATATAGATGGGACTTTATTAGATAGTGAAAAAAAGCTGCCTGATAATACAAGAAAAGCAGTAGAACAATTAAAGAAAAATGGTGTATATGTTGCTATTGCTACAGGCCGAGCTCCATTTATGTTTGAAAGATTACGAGAAGAGCTTGAAATTGAATCCTTTGTTAGCTTTAACGGTCAATATGTTGTTTTTGAAAATGAAGTTATTTACAAAAACTCTTTGCCAACAGGGGAAGTTGAGAGATTAGTGAATTATTCAAAAAAGAAAAACAACCCTTTAGTATTTTTAAATGAAAAATCAATGAAATCATCCGTTTTGGAAAATGATTTAATAGAAGAAAGTATCGGAAGCTTAAAATTTCCTTATCCAGCTTTAGATTCTGATTTCTATAAAACCAATGAAATCTTTCAAGCACTTTTATTTTTTGAAGAGAAAGAGGATTTTGTTTATCGAAAGGATTTTCCGAACTTCCATTTTATTCGCTGGCATAAGTATTCAACAGATGTTTTACCTGCTGGAGGATCAAAGGCAGAAGGAATTAAAACGATGATCAATCGACTTGGCTTTAATATGGAGGACGTTTATGCATTTGGTGATGGCTTGAACGATATTGAAATGCTTCAAGCGGTTGGAACTGGAGTTGCTATGGGAAATGCTCTAGATGTGGTTAAAAAAGCAGCTAACCGAACAACAACTTCTGTTGATCATGATGGAATTTGGAATGGATTAAAAGATTTAGCATTAATATAA
- the def gene encoding peptide deformylase, with translation MLTMNDIIRDGHPTLRNVAKEVPLPPSIEDIQILESLLEYVINSQNPEVAEKYGLRPGIGLAAPQINVAKRMIAVHLHDEKGVLHSYALFNPKIKSHSVEKTYILAGEGCLSVDEAIPGYVPRYSRITVQGTSIDGSEVKLRLKGMLAIVFQHEIDHLNGIMFYDHINQNDPFKPIEDAVPIDR, from the coding sequence ATGTTAACAATGAATGATATTATCCGTGATGGTCACCCAACACTTAGAAACGTTGCAAAGGAAGTTCCCCTTCCGCCATCAATTGAAGATATACAAATTTTAGAAAGCTTATTGGAATATGTTATTAACAGTCAAAATCCTGAGGTTGCTGAAAAATATGGTCTTCGACCTGGTATTGGTTTAGCAGCTCCGCAAATAAATGTTGCAAAAAGAATGATTGCAGTCCATTTACACGATGAAAAAGGGGTTCTTCACAGTTACGCTTTGTTTAATCCAAAAATCAAAAGTCATTCAGTCGAAAAGACCTATATATTGGCCGGAGAAGGTTGTTTATCAGTTGATGAAGCAATTCCTGGATATGTTCCAAGATATTCACGAATAACCGTTCAAGGTACAAGTATTGATGGCTCTGAAGTTAAGCTGAGATTAAAAGGCATGCTTGCAATTGTATTCCAACACGAAATTGATCATCTAAACGGAATCATGTTCTATGATCATATTAATCAAAACGACCCATTTAAGCCTATTGAAGATGCAGTACCGATTGACAGATAG
- a CDS encoding YjcZ family sporulation protein: protein MYGYGGYGFGCGYPGFVGGACFGRGFALIVVLFILLIIVGCSCLR, encoded by the coding sequence GTGTACGGATATGGTGGATACGGATTTGGCTGTGGTTATCCAGGATTTGTAGGCGGAGCTTGCTTTGGCAGAGGCTTTGCATTAATTGTAGTATTGTTCATTCTTCTTATCATTGTTGGCTGCTCATGCTTGAGATAG
- a CDS encoding YkyA family protein: MLVIRKSYILFVCIAGAVFLTGCLKQQTPVEKMYEVLENVVASEEAFEAQQVPLVELEKKEKEIYDKIISLGMKQFEEITKLSNEASAIVDQRKKHIEKEEESIRASEKEFKELKPIIKDLKNPSLKEKSLQLYETMTERYKIHDELYLDYSKAIELDKELYAMFKNENIQLDQLEDQITKINEEYGKVLEANEKFNDKTKQYNEMKLSFYKESGLDVNLKE, from the coding sequence GTGTTGGTAATCCGAAAAAGCTATATATTATTCGTTTGTATTGCTGGAGCAGTATTTTTAACAGGTTGCCTAAAACAACAGACACCAGTCGAAAAAATGTATGAAGTACTGGAAAATGTAGTTGCGTCTGAAGAAGCATTTGAAGCACAGCAAGTTCCTCTTGTCGAATTAGAGAAAAAAGAAAAGGAAATTTATGATAAAATTATTTCTCTTGGTATGAAGCAATTTGAAGAAATTACCAAACTATCAAATGAAGCATCCGCGATTGTTGATCAACGAAAAAAACATATAGAGAAGGAAGAGGAAAGTATTAGAGCCTCTGAAAAAGAATTTAAAGAATTAAAACCTATCATTAAAGACTTAAAAAATCCATCTCTTAAGGAAAAATCACTTCAGTTATACGAAACTATGACTGAAAGATATAAAATTCACGATGAATTATATCTAGACTATTCAAAAGCAATTGAATTGGATAAAGAGTTATATGCAATGTTTAAAAATGAAAATATCCAATTAGACCAGTTAGAGGATCAAATTACGAAAATAAATGAAGAATATGGTAAAGTTTTAGAAGCAAATGAAAAATTTAACGATAAAACTAAGCAATATAACGAGATGAAATTATCCTTCTATAAAGAATCGGGGCTTGATGTAAATCTAAAGGAATAA
- the pdhA gene encoding pyruvate dehydrogenase (acetyl-transferring) E1 component subunit alpha, which yields MASKTKMAQIDAKMQLERVEEQFQTFQILNEEGKVVNESAMPDLSDEQLQELMRRMVYTRILDQRSISLNRQGRLGFYAPTAGQEASQLASQFALEKEDFILPGYRDVPQMIWHGLPLSQAFLWSRGHFEGGNIPEGVNVIAPQIIIGAQFIQAAGVALGMKKRGAKAVTITYTGDGGTSQGDFYEGINFAGAFKAPAIFIVQNNRFAISTPVSLQSAAKTLAQKAVAAGIPGIQVDGMDPLAVYVAVREARERAINGEGPTLIETLTYRYGPHTMAGDDPTRYRTTDLDNEWEKKDPLVRFRKFLEDKGVWNEEMENETIEKAKEDIKVAIKQADDTPKQKVTDLISIMHEEMPYNLKEQYEIYKEKESK from the coding sequence ATGGCTTCTAAAACAAAAATGGCACAAATTGATGCCAAAATGCAGCTTGAAAGAGTTGAAGAACAATTTCAGACATTCCAAATTCTGAATGAGGAAGGTAAGGTTGTAAATGAATCCGCTATGCCGGATTTAAGCGATGAGCAGTTACAGGAATTAATGCGTCGAATGGTATATACACGTATTCTTGATCAGCGTTCAATTTCATTGAATAGACAAGGGAGACTAGGCTTCTATGCACCTACAGCAGGACAAGAAGCATCTCAGCTGGCTTCTCAATTTGCCCTAGAAAAGGAAGACTTCATTCTTCCTGGGTACCGTGATGTTCCACAAATGATTTGGCATGGACTGCCATTATCTCAAGCCTTTCTTTGGTCAAGAGGCCATTTTGAGGGCGGAAATATTCCAGAAGGTGTCAATGTAATTGCTCCACAAATCATAATTGGAGCCCAATTTATTCAAGCTGCTGGTGTTGCACTTGGAATGAAAAAACGCGGTGCAAAGGCAGTGACAATTACTTATACTGGTGACGGAGGAACATCTCAAGGGGATTTCTACGAAGGAATTAACTTTGCAGGTGCCTTTAAAGCTCCGGCTATTTTCATTGTTCAAAATAATAGATTTGCTATATCTACTCCTGTTTCATTACAGTCAGCTGCGAAGACACTTGCTCAAAAAGCTGTAGCAGCAGGGATTCCGGGTATTCAAGTTGATGGAATGGATCCGCTTGCGGTTTATGTTGCAGTTCGTGAAGCTCGTGAACGCGCAATCAATGGAGAAGGTCCTACCCTAATTGAAACATTAACCTATCGTTACGGTCCTCATACGATGGCTGGTGATGATCCTACTCGCTATCGTACAACCGATCTTGATAATGAATGGGAAAAGAAAGACCCACTTGTCCGATTCCGTAAGTTCTTGGAAGATAAAGGAGTTTGGAATGAAGAAATGGAAAATGAAACAATTGAAAAGGCAAAAGAAGATATTAAAGTAGCAATTAAACAGGCTGATGATACACCAAAGCAAAAGGTAACTGATTTAATATCAATTATGCATGAAGAAATGCCTTATAACTTAAAAGAACAATATGAAATTTATAAAGAAAAGGAGTCGAAGTAA
- a CDS encoding alpha-ketoacid dehydrogenase subunit beta, with amino-acid sequence MAQMTMIQAITDALRTELRNDPNVLVFGEDVGVNGGVFRATEGLQTEFGEDRVFDTPLAESGIGGLAVGLSLQGFRPVPEIQFFGFVYEVMDSISGQLARMRYRSGGRYNAPVTIRSPFGGGVHTPEMHADSLEGLMAQQPGLKVVIPSTPYDAKGLLISSIRDNDPVIFLEHMKLYRSFRQEVPEGEYTIPLGKAEVKREGSDLSIITYGAMVHEALKAAEELEKEGYSAEVIDLRTVSPIDIETIIASVEKTGRAIVVQEAQKQAGIAANVVAEINDRAILSLEAPVLRVAAPDTVFAFPQAETVWLPNYKDIIETGKKVLTF; translated from the coding sequence ATGGCGCAAATGACTATGATTCAAGCAATTACTGATGCATTACGTACAGAATTGCGAAACGATCCGAATGTATTAGTATTCGGTGAAGATGTAGGCGTAAACGGTGGTGTATTCCGTGCAACCGAAGGCCTTCAGACTGAATTCGGCGAAGATCGCGTATTTGATACTCCTCTTGCTGAATCTGGAATCGGTGGACTTGCGGTTGGTCTTAGCTTACAAGGCTTCCGTCCTGTTCCTGAAATACAATTCTTCGGCTTTGTATATGAAGTCATGGATTCCATTTCTGGACAGCTCGCTCGTATGCGTTACCGTTCAGGCGGTAGATACAATGCACCAGTAACAATTCGCTCACCGTTCGGTGGAGGAGTACATACTCCTGAGATGCACGCAGACAGTTTGGAGGGGTTAATGGCACAACAACCGGGATTAAAGGTTGTCATTCCATCAACGCCTTATGATGCTAAAGGATTGCTAATTTCAAGTATTCGAGATAATGATCCTGTTATTTTCTTAGAACATATGAAATTATACCGCTCCTTCCGTCAAGAGGTACCTGAAGGAGAATATACTATTCCGCTTGGAAAAGCAGAAGTAAAACGAGAAGGTTCTGATCTTTCAATTATTACTTATGGAGCTATGGTTCATGAAGCATTAAAAGCTGCTGAAGAGCTAGAAAAGGAAGGTTATTCTGCAGAAGTTATTGATTTACGTACAGTATCTCCAATTGATATCGAAACAATCATTGCGTCAGTAGAAAAAACTGGTCGCGCTATTGTTGTACAAGAAGCACAAAAGCAAGCTGGAATCGCAGCTAATGTAGTTGCGGAAATTAATGACCGTGCAATCTTAAGTCTAGAAGCTCCTGTTCTTCGTGTGGCAGCACCTGACACAGTATTCGCGTTCCCACAAGCTGAAACAGTATGGCTTCCAAATTATAAGGATATTATTGAAACAGGTAAAAAAGTGTTAACTTTCTAA